A stretch of the Comamonas testosteroni TK102 genome encodes the following:
- a CDS encoding glutamate-5-semialdehyde dehydrogenase yields MNALNTVEYMHNLGVQAKAASALMARASAATKNKALKALARLLRENVEPLQIDNARDLERAVANGLSAPMVDRLRLTTKVLETCAEGCEQLASMPDVIGEISGLKQMPSGIRVGQMRVPLGVFGMIYESRPNVTIEAASLSIKSGNACILRGGSEAIDSNKALAKLVAQALAEAGLPEDGVKLVETTDRDAVGQLIAMPDYVDVIIPRGGKGLIERISREAKVPVIKHLDGNCHTYVDDPCDIAMAVKVADNAKTNKYSPCNASESLLVARAVAADFLPRIGAVYAAKGVEMRCDAEALAILQTVKDAKLAQAVEQDWYEEYLAPIISVKLVDGVDEAIAHINKYSSHHTESILTTNHLHAQKFLREVDSASVMVNTSTRFADGFEFGLGAEIGISTDKFHARGPVGIEGLTSLKYVVLGDGEVRS; encoded by the coding sequence ATGAACGCGCTCAATACCGTCGAATACATGCACAACCTCGGTGTACAGGCAAAAGCCGCCTCTGCACTGATGGCGCGTGCGTCTGCAGCTACTAAAAACAAAGCACTCAAGGCGCTGGCCCGTCTGCTGCGCGAGAACGTCGAGCCGCTGCAGATCGACAATGCCCGCGATCTGGAGCGTGCCGTGGCCAATGGCCTGTCGGCCCCCATGGTCGACAGGCTGCGCCTGACGACCAAGGTGCTGGAGACCTGTGCCGAAGGTTGCGAGCAACTCGCCTCCATGCCCGATGTCATCGGCGAGATCAGCGGCCTCAAGCAAATGCCCAGCGGTATCCGCGTGGGCCAGATGCGTGTGCCCCTGGGCGTGTTCGGCATGATTTATGAAAGCCGCCCGAATGTGACCATCGAAGCGGCCAGCCTCTCGATCAAGAGCGGCAATGCCTGCATTCTGCGCGGCGGCTCGGAAGCGATTGACTCGAACAAGGCGCTGGCCAAGCTGGTGGCCCAGGCGCTGGCCGAGGCCGGGCTGCCTGAAGACGGTGTCAAGCTGGTGGAGACCACCGACCGCGACGCCGTGGGCCAACTCATCGCCATGCCCGACTATGTGGACGTCATCATCCCCCGTGGCGGCAAGGGCCTGATCGAGCGCATCAGCCGCGAGGCCAAGGTGCCCGTCATCAAGCATCTGGACGGCAATTGCCACACCTATGTGGATGACCCCTGCGACATCGCCATGGCCGTGAAAGTGGCCGACAATGCCAAGACCAACAAGTACAGCCCCTGCAACGCCAGCGAAAGCCTGCTGGTTGCACGCGCCGTGGCAGCGGACTTCCTGCCCAGGATCGGTGCCGTCTATGCCGCCAAGGGCGTGGAGATGCGCTGCGATGCCGAGGCGCTGGCCATTTTGCAGACCGTCAAGGATGCCAAGCTGGCCCAGGCGGTGGAGCAGGACTGGTACGAGGAATACCTGGCGCCCATCATCAGCGTGAAGCTGGTGGACGGTGTGGACGAGGCCATTGCCCACATCAACAAGTACTCCAGCCACCATACGGAGTCGATTCTGACGACCAATCACCTGCACGCACAGAAATTCCTGCGCGAGGTCGATTCGGCCAGCGTCATGGTCAATACCAGCACCCGCTTTGCCGATGGTTTCGAGTTCGGGCTGGGTGCCGAGATCGGCATCAGCACCGACAAGTTCCATGCGCGCGGGCCGGTAGGCATCGAGGGCCTGACTTCGCTCAAATACGTGGTCCTGGGCGACGGCGAAGTCCGTTCCTGA
- the holA gene encoding DNA polymerase III subunit delta, whose product MQLALNQLPSHLAKGLRSLYVLHGDEPLQQQEAADAIRAAARAQGYTERSSYTVMGAHFDWSGVLAAGGSLSLFADKQILEIRIPSGKPGKDGSAALQQLASSAQGNDSTLTLISLPRLDKATKTGAWFGALDGNGVSIQVDPVERGALPHWIAQRLALQNQRVAAGEEGQRTLQFFADRVEGNLLAAHQEIQKLALLHPEGELSLAQVEQAVLNVARYDVFKLSEAVLSGQVARSMRMLDGLQAEGEAEVLVHWALAEDIRNIKRVKDAMAGGKPLPMALRENRIWGPKERLMERLLPRVSDARAAELLQAAHAVDGIVKGLPSEGWPRDSWQALRQLAMQLAQAGR is encoded by the coding sequence ATGCAGCTTGCGCTGAACCAGCTTCCTTCCCATCTGGCCAAGGGCTTGCGCTCGCTCTATGTGCTGCATGGCGACGAGCCCTTGCAGCAGCAGGAAGCGGCCGACGCGATCCGTGCAGCGGCGCGGGCTCAGGGCTATACCGAGCGCAGCAGCTATACCGTCATGGGCGCGCACTTTGACTGGAGCGGCGTGCTGGCGGCGGGTGGCAGCCTAAGCCTGTTTGCGGACAAGCAGATTCTGGAAATTCGCATTCCCAGCGGCAAACCCGGCAAGGATGGCAGTGCTGCGCTGCAGCAGCTGGCCAGCAGCGCCCAGGGCAACGACAGCACGCTGACCCTGATCAGTCTGCCGCGCCTGGACAAGGCTACCAAGACCGGGGCCTGGTTTGGGGCGCTGGACGGCAACGGTGTCTCGATCCAGGTCGACCCGGTGGAGCGCGGTGCGCTGCCGCACTGGATTGCCCAGCGTCTGGCGTTGCAGAACCAGCGCGTGGCGGCTGGTGAAGAGGGTCAGCGCACGCTGCAGTTCTTTGCCGACCGCGTGGAAGGCAATCTGCTGGCCGCGCACCAGGAGATTCAGAAACTGGCCTTGCTCCACCCCGAGGGCGAGCTGAGCCTGGCGCAGGTGGAGCAGGCGGTGCTCAATGTGGCGCGCTATGACGTGTTCAAGCTGTCCGAGGCCGTGCTCTCGGGCCAGGTGGCGCGCAGCATGCGCATGCTGGATGGCCTGCAGGCCGAAGGCGAGGCCGAGGTGCTGGTGCATTGGGCACTGGCCGAGGACATTCGCAACATCAAGCGCGTGAAAGATGCCATGGCGGGCGGCAAGCCTCTGCCCATGGCGTTGCGCGAAAACCGCATCTGGGGGCCCAAGGAGAGGCTGATGGAGCGACTGTTGCCACGTGTCAGCGATGCACGCGCAGCCGAGTTGCTGCAGGCAGCCCATGCCGTGGACGGCATTGTCAAAGGCCTGCCCAGCGAGGGCTGGCCGCGCGACAGCTGGCAGGCCCTGCGACAGCTGGCCATGCAGCTGGCCCAGGCCGGGCGCTGA
- the leuS gene encoding leucine--tRNA ligase, producing the protein MQEKFNHIEVERAAQDHWQAKDAYRVTEDGSKPKYYACSMLPYPSGKLHMGHVRNYTINDMLTRQLRMKGYNVLMPMGWDAFGLPAENAALKNKVPPAKWTYENIAYMKKQMQAMGLAIDWSREVATCDPEYYKWNQWLFLKMLEKGIAYRKTQVVNWDPVDQTVLANEQVIDGRGWRTGALVEKREIPGYYLGITNYAQELLDHVQVGNEKATLNGWPDKVRLMQENWIGKSAGVRFAFTHDIKGTDGQLIQDGKMYVFTTRADTIMGVTFCAVAPEHPLAQHAAADKPELAAFIEECKKGGTTEAELAVKEKEGKPTGLFVTHPITGAQVEVWIGNYVLMSYGDGAVMGVPAHDERDFAFANKYNLPIKQVVAVEGQTAYDDKQWNDWYGDKERGVLINSGDLDGLNHKDAVQAVAKIVGDKGLGELKTTWRLRDWGISRQRYWGTPIPIIHCADCGPQPVPEKDLPVVLPQDLVPDGSGNPLVKSEAFHAGVVCPCCGKPARRETDTMDTFVDSSWYFMRYCDAKNGEQMVADGADYWMPMDQYIGGVEHAILHLLYARFWTKVMRDLGLVKIDEPFTKLLTQGMVLNHIYSRRTAKGAKEYFWPKDVEHVFDESGKIIGAKLKVEVDSADGLLPVGTAIDYEGVGTMSKSKNNGVDPQDLIEKYGADTARLYTMFTSPPELTLEWNDAAVEGSYRFLRRVYNFGSKLTAMDMDSAVQGVAGAKSLDDVEFGKAAKALRLEIHNVLKQVEYDYSRMQYNTVVSGAMKMINALEDFKALDDTGAKVALIEGFGILLRVLYPATPHLAHVLWSELGYANHLGDLLDAPWPQVDPKALVQDEISLVLQVNGKLRGAILVSATADKAAIEAAALANEEYQKFAEGRAPKKIIVVPGRLVNIVV; encoded by the coding sequence ATGCAAGAAAAATTCAACCACATCGAGGTCGAGCGCGCCGCGCAAGACCACTGGCAAGCCAAGGACGCCTACCGCGTCACCGAAGACGGCAGCAAGCCCAAGTATTACGCCTGCTCCATGCTGCCCTACCCCAGCGGCAAGCTGCACATGGGCCATGTGCGCAACTACACCATCAACGACATGCTCACGCGCCAGCTGCGCATGAAGGGCTACAACGTCCTCATGCCCATGGGCTGGGACGCCTTCGGCCTGCCTGCCGAGAACGCTGCGCTGAAGAACAAGGTGCCGCCTGCCAAGTGGACGTACGAGAACATCGCGTACATGAAGAAGCAGATGCAGGCCATGGGCCTGGCCATCGACTGGAGCCGCGAGGTCGCCACCTGCGACCCCGAGTACTACAAGTGGAACCAGTGGCTGTTCCTCAAGATGCTGGAAAAAGGCATTGCCTACCGCAAGACCCAGGTGGTGAACTGGGACCCGGTGGATCAGACCGTGCTGGCCAACGAGCAGGTCATCGACGGCCGCGGCTGGCGTACCGGCGCGCTGGTGGAAAAGCGCGAGATTCCCGGCTACTACCTGGGCATCACCAACTACGCTCAGGAACTGCTGGACCATGTGCAGGTCGGCAACGAGAAGGCCACTCTGAACGGCTGGCCCGACAAGGTGCGCCTGATGCAGGAGAACTGGATCGGCAAGTCTGCCGGCGTGCGCTTTGCGTTCACCCATGACATCAAGGGGACTGACGGCCAGCTGATCCAGGACGGCAAGATGTATGTCTTCACCACGCGTGCCGACACCATCATGGGCGTGACCTTCTGCGCCGTGGCGCCTGAGCACCCTCTGGCACAGCATGCCGCTGCCGACAAGCCCGAACTGGCTGCCTTCATCGAAGAATGCAAAAAGGGCGGAACGACCGAAGCCGAGCTGGCCGTCAAGGAAAAGGAAGGCAAGCCCACGGGCCTGTTCGTCACCCACCCCATCACCGGTGCGCAGGTCGAGGTGTGGATCGGCAACTATGTGCTGATGAGCTATGGCGACGGCGCCGTGATGGGTGTTCCCGCCCACGACGAGCGCGACTTCGCCTTTGCCAACAAGTACAACCTGCCCATCAAGCAGGTGGTGGCCGTGGAAGGCCAGACTGCCTATGACGACAAGCAGTGGAACGACTGGTATGGCGACAAGGAGCGCGGCGTACTGATCAACTCCGGCGACCTCGACGGCCTGAACCACAAGGATGCGGTGCAGGCCGTGGCCAAGATCGTGGGCGACAAGGGCCTGGGCGAGCTCAAGACCACCTGGCGTCTGCGCGACTGGGGCATCAGCCGTCAGCGCTACTGGGGCACCCCCATCCCCATCATTCATTGCGCCGATTGCGGTCCTCAGCCCGTGCCCGAGAAGGACCTGCCCGTGGTTCTGCCCCAGGATCTGGTGCCCGATGGCTCCGGCAATCCGCTGGTCAAGTCCGAGGCCTTCCACGCCGGCGTGGTCTGCCCCTGCTGCGGCAAGCCTGCCCGCCGTGAAACCGACACTATGGACACCTTTGTGGATTCGTCCTGGTACTTCATGCGCTACTGCGACGCCAAGAACGGCGAGCAGATGGTGGCCGACGGCGCCGACTACTGGATGCCCATGGACCAGTACATCGGCGGCGTGGAACACGCCATCCTGCACCTGCTGTACGCGCGCTTCTGGACCAAGGTCATGCGCGACCTGGGTCTGGTCAAGATCGACGAGCCCTTCACCAAGCTGCTGACCCAGGGCATGGTGCTCAACCATATCTACAGCCGTCGCACGGCCAAGGGCGCCAAGGAGTACTTCTGGCCCAAGGATGTGGAGCATGTGTTCGACGAGTCCGGCAAGATCATCGGCGCCAAGCTGAAGGTCGAAGTGGATAGCGCCGACGGCCTGCTGCCCGTGGGCACCGCCATCGACTACGAGGGCGTGGGCACCATGTCCAAGTCCAAGAACAACGGCGTGGACCCTCAGGATCTGATCGAAAAGTACGGCGCCGACACTGCACGCCTGTACACCATGTTCACCTCGCCCCCCGAGCTGACGCTGGAGTGGAACGACGCCGCCGTGGAAGGCAGCTATCGCTTCCTGCGCCGCGTCTACAACTTCGGCAGCAAGCTGACGGCCATGGACATGGATTCCGCCGTGCAGGGCGTGGCCGGTGCCAAGTCGCTGGACGATGTGGAATTCGGCAAGGCGGCCAAGGCCCTGCGTCTGGAAATCCACAACGTGCTCAAGCAGGTCGAGTACGACTACTCGCGCATGCAATACAACACCGTGGTGTCCGGCGCGATGAAGATGATCAATGCGCTGGAAGACTTCAAGGCCCTGGATGACACCGGTGCCAAGGTGGCGCTGATCGAAGGCTTCGGCATTCTGCTGCGCGTGCTCTACCCCGCAACGCCCCATCTGGCCCATGTGCTGTGGAGCGAGCTGGGCTATGCCAACCACCTGGGCGATCTGCTCGATGCTCCCTGGCCGCAGGTCGATCCCAAGGCCCTGGTGCAGGACGAGATCTCGCTGGTGCTGCAGGTCAACGGCAAGCTGCGCGGTGCCATCCTGGTGTCCGCCACTGCCGACAAGGCTGCCATCGAGGCGGCTGCACTGGCCAATGAGGAGTACCAGAAGTTTGCCGAAGGCCGTGCACCCAAGAAGATCATCGTGGTGCCGGGCCGTCTGGTGAATATCGTTGTGTAA
- the lptE gene encoding LPS assembly lipoprotein LptE has product MQKRTLLAAMALTPLLGACGFRLRGAPDFVFRSIYVQAGRGAPVGVLLRRSLESASDKLTVIKDPASPDTAEVICQIISEQAQRVIIGSNVAGQVREIELRLIVRFSLRTPGGDELIEPVEIRQIRNVTYNETNALSKASEEEMLNKDMRNDIVQQIIRRLAAVKSLQVS; this is encoded by the coding sequence ATGCAAAAACGTACGCTGCTGGCCGCGATGGCCTTGACGCCTTTGCTGGGAGCCTGCGGCTTTCGCCTGCGTGGCGCGCCGGATTTTGTGTTTCGCTCCATTTACGTGCAGGCGGGGCGCGGTGCTCCCGTGGGCGTTCTGCTGCGTCGCAGTCTGGAGTCGGCCAGCGACAAGCTGACAGTGATCAAGGACCCGGCTTCGCCCGATACGGCCGAAGTGATCTGCCAGATCATCAGCGAGCAGGCCCAGCGCGTGATCATTGGCTCCAACGTGGCTGGTCAGGTCCGTGAAATCGAGTTGCGCCTGATCGTGCGCTTCTCGTTGCGTACGCCCGGTGGCGACGAGCTGATCGAGCCTGTCGAGATTCGCCAGATCCGCAACGTGACCTATAACGAAACCAATGCCTTGTCCAAGGCCTCGGAAGAGGAAATGCTGAACAAGGACATGCGCAACGACATCGTGCAGCAGATCATTCGCCGCCTGGCTGCAGTCAAGAGCCTGCAAGTGTCGTGA